A genome region from Streptomyces antimycoticus includes the following:
- the pepN gene encoding aminopeptidase N — MPGENLTRDEARARAKLLAVERYEVALDLRSAVGEHTGSGPRTFRSTTTIRFRCAEPGAATFADLLAPSVTSVRLNGRELDPAAVFDGSRIALDGLAAENELVVDAQCAYSRTGEGLHRFVDPEDGEVYLYTQYEPADARRVFANFEQPDLKAPFTFSVTAPEGWTVLSNGTVDRVEPSGAGDGAATSHFVPTQPISTYITAVLAGPYHHESDLYRRTLPDGSELEIPLGALCRKGLAKHFDAGDIFTVTKQGLDFFHDHFDYPYPFGKYDQAFVPEYNLGAMENPGCVTFREEFVFRGKVTQASYESRANVILHEMAHMWFGDLVTMEWWDDLWLKESFADFMGAFALVGATRFTDGWITFANRRKAWAYRADQLPSTHPVTADIRDLEDAKLNFDGITYAKGASVLKQLVAYAGQDAFLEGARRYFKRHAYGNTRLSDLLSVLGETSGRDMATWSRAWLETAGVNALTPQATYDAEGHITELAVEQQAAESAGSDDAAPPRGTLRPHRVAVGLYRKEAPAGERPGALVRYARAEVDVDGPRTVIPELTGASRPDLILVNDDDLTYCKIRFDEGSLDTLRQHLGELTDPLARALSWSALWNLTRDALLPARDYLELVRRFAGAESDIGVLQMVQAWALSALHHYSAPDAREAAGAQLAEVALSELRLAEPGSGHQLAWARFFAQVAVADSELRMLSGLLDGTARIDGLDVDQELRWTFLAALASSGQADEALITAELARDDTASGKRHQVRCLAARPSAAVKAEAWDAVVESDRLSNALVEATISGFDQPGQRDLLAPYTPRYFEVIERIWQERSIEIGMAIVRGLFPAAQGDARALEAADTWLDGHPDAAPALRRLVLEARDDLARALRGQECDERAAV, encoded by the coding sequence GTGCCCGGTGAGAACCTGACCCGTGACGAGGCCCGTGCGCGGGCGAAGCTGCTGGCCGTCGAGCGTTACGAGGTGGCGCTCGATCTGCGGTCCGCGGTCGGTGAGCACACTGGGTCCGGGCCGCGCACCTTCCGCTCCACGACCACGATCCGCTTCCGCTGCGCCGAGCCGGGCGCGGCGACCTTCGCCGATCTGCTGGCCCCCTCGGTGACCTCGGTGCGGCTCAACGGGCGGGAGCTGGACCCGGCGGCGGTCTTCGACGGCTCCCGGATCGCGCTGGACGGCCTCGCCGCCGAGAACGAGCTGGTGGTGGACGCGCAGTGCGCCTACAGCCGGACCGGCGAGGGCCTGCACCGCTTCGTGGACCCGGAGGACGGCGAGGTCTACCTCTACACCCAGTACGAGCCGGCCGACGCCCGCCGGGTCTTCGCCAACTTCGAACAGCCGGATCTCAAGGCCCCGTTCACCTTCTCGGTGACCGCCCCGGAGGGCTGGACGGTGCTGAGCAACGGGACGGTGGACCGGGTGGAGCCGTCCGGTGCCGGCGATGGCGCCGCGACCAGCCACTTCGTCCCGACCCAGCCCATCTCGACATACATCACGGCCGTGCTCGCCGGTCCGTACCACCACGAGAGCGACCTCTACCGCCGCACGCTGCCGGACGGCTCGGAGCTGGAGATCCCGCTGGGCGCGCTCTGCCGCAAGGGGCTGGCCAAGCACTTCGACGCGGGCGACATCTTCACGGTCACCAAGCAGGGTCTGGACTTCTTCCACGACCACTTCGACTACCCGTACCCGTTCGGCAAGTACGACCAGGCGTTTGTGCCGGAGTACAACCTCGGCGCGATGGAGAACCCGGGCTGTGTGACCTTCCGGGAGGAGTTCGTCTTCCGCGGCAAGGTCACCCAGGCGTCCTACGAGAGCCGGGCCAACGTCATCCTGCACGAGATGGCCCATATGTGGTTCGGCGACCTGGTGACCATGGAGTGGTGGGACGACCTGTGGCTCAAGGAGTCGTTCGCCGACTTCATGGGGGCCTTCGCCCTGGTCGGGGCGACCCGCTTCACCGACGGCTGGATCACCTTCGCCAACCGCCGCAAGGCCTGGGCCTATCGCGCCGACCAGCTGCCGTCCACCCACCCGGTCACGGCCGACATCCGTGACCTGGAGGACGCCAAGCTCAACTTCGACGGGATCACGTACGCCAAGGGCGCGTCCGTGCTCAAGCAGCTGGTGGCCTACGCCGGGCAGGACGCCTTCCTGGAGGGCGCGCGGCGCTACTTCAAGCGGCACGCGTACGGCAACACCCGGCTGTCGGATCTGCTGTCGGTGCTCGGCGAGACCTCGGGCCGGGACATGGCCACCTGGTCGCGCGCCTGGCTGGAGACCGCGGGGGTCAACGCGCTCACCCCGCAGGCCACCTATGACGCCGAGGGGCACATCACCGAGCTGGCGGTGGAGCAGCAGGCCGCCGAGAGCGCTGGTTCCGATGATGCGGCTCCGCCGCGTGGGACACTGCGGCCGCACCGCGTGGCCGTGGGGCTGTACCGCAAGGAGGCCCCGGCCGGTGAGCGCCCCGGGGCGCTGGTGCGCTACGCCCGCGCCGAGGTGGACGTCGACGGCCCCCGTACGGTCATCCCCGAGCTGACCGGCGCCTCGCGGCCCGATCTGATCCTGGTCAACGACGACGACCTCACCTACTGCAAGATCCGCTTCGACGAGGGGTCGCTGGACACCCTGCGCCAGCACTTGGGCGAGCTGACCGACCCCCTCGCCCGCGCGCTGAGCTGGTCCGCGCTGTGGAACCTCACCCGTGACGCGCTGCTGCCCGCCCGCGACTATCTGGAGCTGGTGCGGCGGTTCGCCGGGGCCGAGAGCGACATCGGCGTGCTGCAGATGGTCCAGGCGTGGGCACTGTCCGCCCTGCACCACTACTCGGCGCCGGACGCGCGCGAGGCGGCCGGCGCCCAGCTGGCCGAGGTCGCGCTGAGCGAGCTGCGGCTGGCCGAGCCGGGCAGCGGGCATCAGCTGGCCTGGGCGCGGTTCTTCGCCCAGGTCGCCGTCGCCGACTCCGAGCTGCGGATGCTGAGCGGGCTGCTGGATGGCACGGCCCGGATCGACGGGCTGGATGTGGACCAGGAGCTGCGCTGGACGTTCCTGGCCGCGCTGGCCTCGAGCGGCCAGGCCGACGAGGCGCTGATCACCGCCGAGCTGGCGCGCGACGACACCGCCTCCGGCAAGCGCCACCAGGTGCGGTGTCTGGCCGCCCGGCCCTCCGCCGCGGTCAAGGCCGAGGCATGGGACGCGGTGGTGGAGTCCGACCGCCTCTCCAACGCCCTGGTGGAGGCCACCATCTCCGGTTTCGACCAGCCGGGCCAGCGGGATCTGCTGGCGCCGTACACACCGCGCTACTTCGAGGTGATCGAGCGGATCTGGCAGGAGCGGTCGATCGAGATCGGGATGGCGATCGTGCGCGGGCTGTTCCCGGCCGCCCAGGGCGACGCCCGCGCCCTGGAGGCGGCCGACACCTGGCTGGACGGCCACCCGGACGCGGCGCCCGCGCTGCGCCGGCTGGTCCTGGAGGCGCGCGACGACCTCGCCCGCGCCCTGCGCGGGCAGGAATGCGACGAGCGGGCGGCCGTCTGA
- a CDS encoding aspartate-semialdehyde dehydrogenase yields the protein MRIGIVGATGQVGGVMRRVLAERDFPAEQLRLFASARSAGRTLPWRGTEITVEDAATADYSGLDIVLFSAGGATSRALAEKVAAQGPVVIDNSSAWRMDPQVPLVVAEVNPHAAVDRPKGIIANPNCTTMAAMPVLRPLHAEAGLTALVATTYQAVSGSGLSGVAELDGQIRKTADRAAELTHDGAAVDFPEPEVYARPIAFNVLPLAGKIVDDGRFETDEEQKLRNESRKILEIPELKVSGTCVRVPVFSGHSLQVNARFARPISVERASELLAAAPGVALSEIPTPLQAAGQDPSYVGRIRVDETVEHGLALFLSNDNLRKGAALNAVQIAELVAADLS from the coding sequence ATGAGGATCGGAATCGTCGGAGCGACCGGCCAGGTCGGCGGAGTGATGCGCAGGGTGCTCGCCGAGCGTGACTTCCCGGCCGAGCAGCTGCGGCTGTTCGCCTCCGCCCGCTCGGCCGGCCGGACGCTCCCGTGGCGCGGCACCGAGATCACCGTCGAGGACGCCGCCACGGCCGACTACTCCGGTCTGGACATCGTCCTGTTCTCCGCGGGCGGCGCCACCTCCAGGGCGCTGGCCGAGAAGGTCGCCGCACAGGGCCCCGTCGTGATCGACAACTCCTCGGCCTGGCGGATGGACCCCCAGGTGCCCCTGGTCGTCGCCGAGGTCAATCCGCACGCCGCGGTGGACCGCCCCAAGGGCATCATCGCCAACCCGAACTGCACCACCATGGCCGCCATGCCCGTGCTGCGCCCGCTGCACGCCGAGGCCGGGCTCACCGCCCTGGTGGCCACCACCTACCAGGCCGTCTCCGGCTCCGGGCTGTCCGGCGTCGCCGAGCTCGACGGCCAGATCCGCAAGACCGCCGACCGCGCGGCCGAGCTCACCCACGACGGCGCTGCGGTGGACTTCCCCGAGCCCGAGGTGTACGCCCGCCCGATCGCGTTCAATGTGCTCCCGCTGGCCGGGAAGATCGTCGACGACGGCCGGTTCGAGACCGACGAGGAGCAGAAGCTCCGCAACGAGAGCCGCAAGATCCTGGAGATCCCGGAGCTGAAGGTGTCCGGCACCTGTGTCCGGGTGCCGGTCTTCAGCGGCCACTCGCTCCAGGTGAACGCCCGCTTCGCGCGTCCGATCAGCGTGGAGCGCGCCTCCGAGCTGCTGGCCGCGGCCCCCGGCGTGGCGCTGTCGGAGATCCCGACCCCGCTCCAGGCCGCGGGCCAGGACCCCAGCTATGTGGGCCGGATCCGGGTGGACGAGACGGTCGAGCACGGCCTCGCGCTGTTCCTCTCCAACGACAACCTGCGCAAGGGCGCCGCGCTGAACGCGGTGCAGATCGCCGAGCTGGTGGCGGCCGACCTGAGCTGA
- a CDS encoding amino acid permease, which translates to MNRTSASSGPSGTAEATDAGATATPPLSHGLKQRHLSMIALGGVIGAGLFVGSGAGIAAAGPSIVVAYALSGLLVMLVMRMLGEMSAANPASGSFSVHAERAIGPWAGFTVGWMFWILLCVGIAAEAIGAAGIMVQWFPGTDSWMWVALFMAMFCGTNLAAVSNFGEFEFWFAALKIAAITIFLVLGVLAILGVLPGTDAPGGSHLTGDGGFLPNGVNGLVVGLLASVFAYGGLETVTIAAAESENPVKSVAGAVRTAMWRIALFYVGSMVVVVTLIPWNDKSVVAEGPYVAVLDHLDIPAAGDIMNVIVLIALLSAMNANIYGASRMSYSLVTRGEGPAFLGRVTGGVPRLTVLASSFFGFVAVLLSYWWPDTIFKWLLNMVGAAVLVVWGFIAAAQLRMRSRLQREAPEKLVVKMWLFPYLTWVALAATVGVLVLMLRESDTRSQLYATAVMAIALAIIGYVRQRMSVARQEG; encoded by the coding sequence ATGAACCGGACATCCGCGTCCTCCGGGCCATCCGGCACCGCCGAGGCGACCGACGCGGGCGCGACCGCCACGCCACCGCTCTCCCACGGCCTCAAGCAGCGCCATCTGTCCATGATCGCTCTCGGGGGTGTGATCGGCGCGGGGCTGTTCGTCGGCTCCGGCGCCGGAATCGCCGCCGCCGGTCCGTCGATCGTGGTGGCCTATGCGCTGTCCGGGCTGCTGGTGATGCTCGTGATGCGGATGCTCGGCGAGATGTCGGCGGCCAACCCGGCCTCCGGCTCGTTCTCCGTGCACGCCGAGCGGGCGATCGGCCCCTGGGCGGGGTTCACGGTCGGCTGGATGTTCTGGATCCTGCTGTGCGTGGGCATCGCCGCCGAGGCGATCGGCGCGGCCGGGATCATGGTCCAGTGGTTCCCGGGCACCGACTCCTGGATGTGGGTCGCCCTCTTCATGGCGATGTTCTGCGGCACGAACCTCGCGGCCGTCAGCAACTTCGGCGAGTTCGAGTTCTGGTTCGCCGCGCTGAAGATCGCCGCGATCACGATCTTCCTGGTCCTCGGCGTACTCGCGATCCTCGGCGTCCTGCCGGGCACCGACGCCCCCGGCGGCTCCCATCTCACCGGCGACGGCGGCTTCCTCCCCAACGGGGTGAACGGCTTGGTCGTCGGCCTGCTGGCCTCCGTCTTCGCCTACGGCGGACTGGAGACGGTGACCATCGCGGCGGCCGAGTCCGAGAACCCGGTCAAGAGCGTCGCGGGCGCGGTGCGCACCGCGATGTGGCGCATCGCCCTCTTCTACGTCGGCTCGATGGTCGTCGTGGTCACACTCATCCCGTGGAACGACAAGTCGGTGGTCGCCGAGGGCCCCTACGTGGCCGTCCTCGACCACCTCGACATCCCCGCGGCCGGCGACATCATGAACGTGATCGTGCTGATCGCGCTGCTCTCCGCGATGAACGCCAACATCTACGGCGCCTCCCGCATGTCCTACTCCCTGGTCACCCGCGGCGAGGGCCCCGCCTTCCTGGGCCGGGTCACCGGCGGCGTCCCCCGCCTCACCGTCCTCGCCTCCTCCTTCTTCGGCTTCGTCGCGGTGCTGCTCAGCTACTGGTGGCCGGACACCATCTTCAAGTGGCTGCTCAACATGGTCGGTGCCGCGGTGCTGGTGGTCTGGGGCTTCATCGCCGCCGCCCAGCTGCGCATGCGCAGCCGCCTGCAGCGCGAGGCACCGGAGAAGCTCGTGGTGAAGATGTGGCTCTTCCCCTACCTGACCTGGGTCGCCCTGGCCGCGACGGTCGGCGTGCTGGTGCTGATGCTGCGCGAGAGCGACACCCGCAGCCAGCTCTACGCCACCGCCGTGATGGCGATCGCCCTCGCGATCATCGGCTACGTACGGCAGCGGATGTCGGTGGCCCGACAGGAGGGCTGA
- a CDS encoding TIGR03767 family metallophosphoesterase, producing the protein MSRIRSAAAAVAHLDRRTFLAATAATGATAGLGLAFGPGSGSADAMQPATARVAGRRVVQAPAAPSTAGTTLETFSAARGATGYRRLAGGPAWTREVRTEITGAKGGREDRRTALASFVQLTDLHLTDVQHPMRYEFLRSGRAGAWRPHEALTIAGVASLIERINGLRGGPATGAPLSFVMTTGDNTDNNAKIELDWFLAAMNGGRITPNTGDPRHYEGVQNSGLKEFWHPEDALRDADKKLGFPRIDGFLKAALRTVNSPGLRLPWYSTIGNHDDLAGGVYSLGHNFYADFATGKRKLEIIPADDAERLFKGTRVGDDPKGVQMRALLDAHAKDMRTVTPDERRAPFTQTEYLAAHLDPAATGPGPVGHGYTKDNLEQGTLYYSFRVSENVIGISLDTTDPGGHYTGSLGTAQLRWLERTLKAHKDDYVIVFSHHYSRTLDNMNRDPGRPGEARHGGDEVVALFQRHPKVLAWINGHSHQNEITPRGTFWEITTASHVDFPQLARVFEVVDNHDGTISLFTTLIESAAPHRTDFSDLSQTGLAALYRELSFNAPGASQKLAGDATDRNTELLLRKP; encoded by the coding sequence ATGTCCCGCATACGGTCCGCCGCCGCTGCCGTCGCTCACCTCGACCGGCGTACCTTCCTCGCCGCAACCGCCGCCACCGGTGCCACGGCCGGTCTGGGGCTCGCCTTCGGGCCCGGCAGCGGTTCGGCCGACGCCATGCAGCCCGCCACCGCGCGCGTCGCGGGCCGCCGGGTGGTGCAGGCCCCGGCGGCGCCCTCGACGGCCGGTACGACGCTGGAGACGTTCTCCGCCGCGCGGGGCGCCACCGGCTACCGGCGGCTGGCCGGCGGCCCCGCCTGGACCCGTGAGGTCCGCACCGAGATCACCGGCGCCAAGGGCGGCCGCGAGGACCGGCGCACCGCGCTCGCCTCGTTCGTCCAGCTCACGGACCTGCACCTGACCGACGTCCAGCACCCGATGCGCTACGAGTTCCTGCGCAGCGGGCGCGCCGGGGCGTGGCGGCCGCACGAGGCGCTGACCATCGCCGGGGTCGCCTCGCTCATCGAGCGGATCAACGGGCTGCGCGGCGGACCCGCCACCGGGGCGCCGCTGTCGTTCGTCATGACCACCGGCGACAACACCGACAACAACGCCAAGATCGAGCTGGACTGGTTCCTGGCCGCGATGAACGGCGGCCGGATCACCCCCAACACCGGCGATCCGCGCCACTACGAGGGTGTCCAGAACAGCGGGCTCAAGGAGTTCTGGCACCCCGAGGACGCGCTGCGCGACGCCGACAAGAAGCTCGGCTTCCCGCGCATCGACGGCTTCCTCAAGGCCGCGCTGCGCACCGTCAACAGCCCCGGGCTGCGGCTGCCGTGGTACTCCACCATCGGCAACCACGACGATCTGGCGGGCGGTGTCTACTCCCTGGGCCACAACTTCTACGCGGACTTCGCCACCGGGAAGCGCAAGCTGGAGATCATCCCGGCCGATGACGCCGAGCGGCTGTTCAAGGGCACGCGCGTCGGGGACGACCCCAAGGGCGTCCAGATGAGGGCGCTGCTGGACGCGCACGCCAAGGACATGCGCACGGTCACCCCCGACGAGCGCCGCGCGCCCTTCACCCAGACCGAGTACCTGGCCGCGCACCTGGACCCGGCCGCCACCGGCCCCGGCCCGGTCGGCCACGGCTACACCAAGGACAACCTCGAGCAGGGCACCCTCTACTACTCGTTCCGCGTCTCCGAGAACGTGATCGGCATCAGCCTGGACACCACCGACCCGGGCGGCCACTACACCGGGTCGCTCGGCACCGCCCAACTGCGCTGGCTGGAGCGGACCCTGAAGGCCCACAAGGACGACTACGTCATCGTCTTCAGCCACCACTACAGCCGGACCCTGGACAACATGAACCGGGACCCGGGCCGGCCGGGCGAGGCCCGCCACGGCGGGGACGAGGTCGTCGCCCTGTTCCAGCGCCACCCCAAGGTGCTGGCCTGGATCAACGGCCACAGCCACCAGAACGAGATCACCCCGCGTGGCACCTTCTGGGAGATCACCACCGCCTCGCATGTGGACTTCCCCCAGCTGGCCCGGGTCTTCGAGGTCGTGGACAACCACGACGGCACGATCTCCCTGTTCACCACGCTCATCGAGTCGGCCGCGCCGCACCGCACGGACTTCTCGGACCTGTCCCAGACCGGGCTCGCGGCGCTCTACCGCGAGCTGTCCTTCAACGCGCCCGGCGCCAGCCAGAAGCTGGCCGGTGACGCGACGGACCGCAACACCGAGCTGCTGCTGCGCAAGCCCTGA
- a CDS encoding biotin transporter BioY: protein MSTVSAAATPGTVLADAVFPARRVLARDTALVIGGAVLTGLAAQISVPVPGSPVPVTGQTFAALLVGTSLGARRGFLSLALYTLVGMAGVPWFAEGSSGAAMPSFGYVLGMLLAATVVGALARRGGDRGVLRTAGTMAVGSAVTYAVGVPYLALATHISLGEAVAAGLTPFLIGDALKAALAMGALPAAWKLVGRRG, encoded by the coding sequence ATGAGCACGGTTTCTGCCGCCGCCACACCCGGTACGGTCCTCGCGGACGCGGTCTTTCCCGCCCGGCGCGTCCTGGCCCGGGACACCGCGCTGGTCATCGGGGGCGCCGTGCTCACCGGTCTCGCCGCCCAGATCTCGGTGCCCGTCCCCGGCTCGCCGGTGCCGGTGACCGGCCAGACGTTCGCCGCCCTGCTGGTGGGCACCTCGCTGGGCGCCCGGCGCGGCTTCCTGTCGCTGGCGCTGTACACCCTGGTCGGCATGGCCGGTGTGCCGTGGTTCGCCGAGGGCAGCTCCGGCGCCGCCATGCCATCGTTCGGCTATGTACTGGGCATGCTGCTGGCGGCGACCGTGGTGGGCGCGCTGGCCCGGCGCGGCGGCGACCGCGGGGTGCTGCGCACCGCGGGCACCATGGCGGTCGGCTCGGCGGTCACCTACGCCGTGGGCGTCCCGTACCTGGCGCTGGCCACCCACATCTCCCTCGGCGAGGCGGTGGCGGCCGGGCTCACCCCGTTCCTGATCGGGGACGCGCTGAAGGCCGCGCTGGCGATGGGCGCGCTGCCGGCCGCCTGGAAGCTGGTGGGCCGCCGGGGCTGA
- a CDS encoding DsbA family oxidoreductase, with protein MTETAKTPVDFWFDPLCPWAWMTSRWMLEVEKVRPVEVRWHVMSLAVLNEPKMDELPEEYRELLTTAWGPVRVCIAAEQKHGSEVLGRLYTALGTRFHNQGLEKNRETIVAALEEAGLPAELADYADSDAYDTELRASHKEGIEMVGQDVGTPVIAVPGSDGEQVAFFGPVVTPAPKGEDAAKLWDGTLLVASIPGFYEIKRTRTVGPIFD; from the coding sequence GTGACCGAGACTGCCAAGACTCCTGTTGATTTCTGGTTCGACCCGCTGTGTCCCTGGGCCTGGATGACCTCGCGCTGGATGCTCGAGGTGGAGAAGGTGCGCCCGGTCGAGGTGCGTTGGCACGTCATGAGCCTCGCCGTGCTCAACGAGCCCAAGATGGACGAGCTGCCCGAGGAGTACCGCGAGCTGCTGACGACCGCCTGGGGCCCGGTCCGGGTCTGCATCGCCGCCGAGCAGAAGCACGGCAGCGAGGTCCTCGGCCGGCTCTACACCGCTCTCGGCACCCGCTTCCACAACCAGGGCCTGGAGAAGAACCGCGAGACGATCGTGGCCGCCCTCGAAGAGGCCGGTCTCCCCGCAGAGCTCGCCGACTACGCCGACTCCGACGCGTACGACACCGAGCTGCGCGCCTCCCACAAGGAGGGCATCGAGATGGTCGGCCAGGACGTGGGCACCCCCGTCATCGCGGTCCCGGGCTCGGACGGCGAGCAGGTCGCCTTCTTCGGCCCGGTGGTCACCCCCGCCCCCAAGGGCGAGGACGCCGCCAAGCTGTGGGACGGCACGCTGCTGGTCGCCTCGATCCCCGGCTTCTACGAGATCAAGCGGACCCGTACGGTCGGCCCGATCTTCGACTGA